The following proteins come from a genomic window of Anopheles ziemanni chromosome 3, idAnoZiCoDA_A2_x.2, whole genome shotgun sequence:
- the LOC131286056 gene encoding phosphatidylinositol transfer protein alpha isoform: protein MLIKEFRVTLPLTVEEYQVAQLYCVAEVSKNETGGGEGIEVLKNEPFDNYPLLGGKYNSGQYTYKIYHLASKVPAFIRLLAPKGSLEVHEEAWNAYPYCRTVITNPGYMKDNFIICIESLHVADAGDQPNAHELTPEKLKQRDVVHIDIANDPVTQADYKETEDPTKFKSKKTGRGPLVGPEWKKKVSPVMTCYKLVTCEFKWFGLQSRIESFIQKSERRLFTIFHRQVFCWMDSWHGLTMQDIRELEDKTKEELDKQRHLGEVRGMRAETD, encoded by the exons TACCAAGTTGCACAGTTGTACTGCGTGGCGGAAGTTTCCAAAAATGAAACCGGAGGCGGTGAAGGCATCGAGGTGCTGAAAAATGAACCTTTCGACAACTACCCACTGCTGG GAGGAAAGTACAACTCTGGCCAGTATACGTACAAAATTTACCATCTGGCCTCGAAGGTACCGGCCTTCATCCGGCTGCTCGCCCCAAAGGGATCGCTGGAGGTGCACGAGGAAGCCTGGAACGCATATCCGTACTGCCGGACAGTCATCACC AATCCCGGCTACATGAAGGATAATTTCATCATCTGCATCGAATCATTACACGTCGCCGATGCCGGCGATCAGCCTAat GCCCACGAGCTGACCCCGGAGAAGCTGAAGCAGCGTGATGTGGTCCACATCGACATCGCCAACGATCCCGTCACGCAGGCGGACTACAAAGAAACGGAGGATCCTACGAA GTTCAAGTCGAAGAAAACTGGTCGCGGTCCGCTGGTCGGCCCAGAATGGAAGAAGAAGGTATCGCCGGTCATGACCTGCTACAAGCTGGTCACGTGTGAGTTCAAATGGTTCGGGCTACAGTCGAGAATAGAAAGCTTCATCCAGAAGTCGGAACGGAGGCTGTTCACCATATTCCACCG ACAAGTCTTCTGTTGGATGGATAGCTGGCACGGGCTAACAATGCAGGACATCCGTGAGCTGGAAGACAAAACCAAAGAGGAGCTGGACAAGCAGCGCCACCTCGGTGAAGTGCGCGGAATGCGGGCTGAAACCGACTAA